GGACAAATTGTTCAAGAGGACCACTTAGATGTTGAAATTGTATATTTAATCCGGATATCTTGTACTCTAGATTTCGTGAACTATTTTGACCCTCAATTTCTTGAATGTTCTTTTAACCTTTATGACATGGTTTTACGCTTGGTTAGTGAGGAATTCATGACAGATTGATTTGGCGGGTGTATGCGCCACTTTTGCATCGATGCTAGCGAGAACTGTTTGGAATGAGTTATTTTATCCATGACTTGAagttaacatttatttatttatttacttagaAATCAAATGATATTTCTCGGTGGAGAACGTGTCCGAAATCCTTATCAACCTTAGAACTTCTTTGATACGCTCAAATTCTTGAAATGGACTAACTTTTTGACTGTGGCAGTGGGAGAATTTAATCAGCAATTATGAGTATCGATATGGAGTTACCTTTAACCTATCAAGAATTGGTTCGAATATGGTTCGAATGACTATGATCATTTTGTTATACGAGTGAAGGTTGGGAAGTATCATTGTTCACTATCAGTTCGGGATATTTTGTACATGTAGAGAATGTGAAAGTCAATAATTGTGATGCTGAACCAAGATTACACTCATGTGGTATTTCGATTGGTGGTTGTTTACTTAAGTAGAAAACAATATTCTTCTTGCTCTAAAAATTAAAGTATTGGCAATAGTTATTTCCTGAAAAtgggtgttgaaatttcaacaacaagacaCTTGTGAAGACCACTAAGATAAAAGTGGGATGTATTCAACCTCTTTGGGTGATGTGATCTAGAAGTTCTCTTTGTGACGTGATCAAATGTGGAAGTAAGGAAGAGATAAAATCGAGGCTCTCTTTGATGTGTTCGAAATGAATCCTCACTCTAGATGCACCCCGCTTTTGATTAATGTTTTTGGGATATTGAGGATATAAAGTTCAAACTTCCTGGACAACTACAATTTTCTAATTGCGTCCAGAGGACGATGACTTTTTGAGAAAACTACTCCTAGACTTCTATACAAATTCAGCAAACAGAAACCTGACAAGATTATCATCttggtgtatttatatttcatcGTGTTACATGTTTCATGAGGGTGCGGAGCGATGGTTAAAGCATATTGAGAAGATTTTTCGTGTTTTGCACAGTCAAGGGAATCTCCTTGTCGAGAAGTGGGTTGAGACGACATcgtggtttttgggtaaggagTCTACGTCCTGGTGGAAGCAGGAACTTCGTCGTTTGACTCCAGCTGAGAAGACGGATTGGGATGTTTTCCAAGAGTTGTTCAAgagaaggtttgtgcctcctAAGTATATTGATCGAAAGAAGCAGGAATTTACTGAGTTGAGACAGGGGAAGTTGACAGCAAATGAGTACTACCGgaagttcactgatttgtctcgctaTCATCCAGATGTTGTTGGTAATCcagcggagatgcttcgtcgtttccgtttaggcactaagaagaagtggcgttcgatggcgacCACTACTCACTGTGATACCTaccaggagttttatgagattctgctgaggattgaggattca
This Pyrus communis chromosome 6, drPyrComm1.1, whole genome shotgun sequence DNA region includes the following protein-coding sequences:
- the LOC137737399 gene encoding uncharacterized protein — encoded protein: MFHEGAERWLKHIEKIFRVLHSQGNLLVEKWVETTSWFLGKESTSWWKQELRRLTPAEKTDWDVFQELFKRRFVPPKYIDRKKQEFTELRQGKLTANEYYRKFTDLSRYHPDVVGNPAEMLRRFRLGTKKKWRSMATTTHCDTYQEFYEILLRIEDSENMPSESEEEENDGNQKKDDKSKGQVSLRPCRTRNFKRGGTSSSSSSGGFSATGQGRGGRFSGGARG